A stretch of the Alnus glutinosa chromosome 6, dhAlnGlut1.1, whole genome shotgun sequence genome encodes the following:
- the LOC133871574 gene encoding uncharacterized protein LOC133871574 — protein sequence MGARNYPRHVQEDIENQTTIGNSTKSSKKLRQCERMRIGVQNRTKVFLKITPMKGVLRFGRKGKLSPRFVGPFEILEKFGTVAYRLVLPPNLARVHNMFHISMLRKYVLDPTLILDSKPLQIRPNMTYEETPIKVLDRKEQVLRNKSIPVVKILWNNHSMEEASWELEEVM from the coding sequence ATGGGGGCCAGAAATTATCCAAGACATGTGCAAGAAGATATCGAAAATCAAACAACGATTGGCAATAGCACAAAGTCATCAAAAAAGCTACGCCAATGCGAGAGGATGAGAATTGGAGTTCAAAATCGCACAAAAGTTTTCCTCAAGATCACTCCTATGAAAGGAGTATTGCGGTTTGGGAGGAAAGGGAAGTTAAGTCCTAGGTTCGTTGGCCCATTTGAAATACTTGAGAAATTTGGAACGGTCGCATATAGATTAGTGCTACCACCAAACCTAGCTAGAGTTCACAACATGTTTCATATATCAATGTTGAGGAAGTATGTCTTGGACCCAACTCTCATCTTGGATAGCAAACCCCTCCAGATTCGCCCCAACATGACCTACGAGGAGACACCAATCAAAGTGCTTGATAGAAAAGAGCAAGTCCTGAGAAACAAGAGCATCCCTGTAGTGAAGATCTTATGGAATAATCACTCTATGGAAGAAGCTTCGTGGGAATTGGAAGAGGTCATGTAG